One genomic window of Chondrinema litorale includes the following:
- a CDS encoding FecR family protein, whose protein sequence is MKYNHYDIEDFLVDTDFIDWVKGDSGEKNAFFQNWMQTEPENKDAALTAREILLNLKREKLDPTPEEFDESLNKILRYRSGDEKKTEIKFSSTDYNEPPVKLSTVFKWAASVAILLGLFWLYKFETKEKVIVEKVTYTTKSTPLGQKSNIKLPDGSLVKLNSGSSITFPSNFIKNREVKLDGEAFFEVEKNEAYPFRVIAEEIEVKVVGTSFNVQSFNSEETVEVTVVTGKVMTYNNEHNSNEFEALLTPNEMITYEKKTGGYSKKNAEDFKLAWKDDILYFKDADFLQIVDQLERWYGVEFIFPNKDHMRMPGKINATFVNEPLKEVLEGLKFSMKIEYTIDKKNDKVIVKKVN, encoded by the coding sequence ATGAAATATAACCATTACGATATAGAAGACTTTTTAGTTGATACTGACTTTATTGATTGGGTAAAAGGAGACAGTGGGGAGAAGAATGCATTCTTTCAAAACTGGATGCAAACAGAGCCAGAAAATAAAGATGCAGCACTAACAGCAAGAGAAATCTTGCTCAATTTAAAAAGAGAGAAACTAGACCCTACTCCCGAAGAGTTCGACGAGTCACTCAATAAAATATTAAGGTATCGCTCAGGCGATGAAAAAAAAACTGAAATTAAATTCAGTTCAACCGATTATAATGAACCACCTGTAAAACTTTCAACCGTATTTAAATGGGCAGCATCTGTTGCTATACTTCTAGGCTTGTTTTGGTTATACAAGTTCGAAACAAAAGAAAAAGTAATAGTTGAAAAAGTTACCTATACTACCAAATCTACACCACTAGGGCAAAAGTCTAACATTAAACTTCCTGATGGTAGCCTAGTAAAACTTAACTCTGGTAGTAGTATTACTTTCCCTAGCAATTTCATTAAAAACAGAGAAGTAAAATTAGATGGTGAAGCTTTTTTTGAAGTAGAGAAAAATGAGGCGTATCCATTTAGGGTAATTGCAGAAGAAATAGAGGTAAAAGTGGTGGGCACCTCATTTAACGTGCAGTCTTTTAATAGTGAAGAAACTGTAGAGGTTACAGTAGTAACTGGTAAAGTGATGACTTATAACAATGAGCACAATAGCAACGAGTTTGAAGCATTGCTTACGCCAAACGAGATGATTACTTACGAGAAAAAAACAGGCGGTTATTCTAAAAAGAATGCAGAAGATTTTAAGCTGGCTTGGAAAGACGATATACTCTACTTTAAAGATGCAGATTTTTTACAAATAGTTGATCAATTGGAGAGATGGTATGGTGTAGAATTTATCTTTCCAAACAAAGACCACATGAGAATGCCGGGTAAAATTAACGCAACTTTTGTAAACGAGCCTCTCAAAGAAGTACTAGAAGGATTAAAATTTTCAATGAAAATTGAATACACAATAGATAAGAAAAATGATAAG